In the genome of Natronorubrum daqingense, the window GCGTGCCTGAAGCGAGCTTGGAGGTCCCCCAGGAGTTCCTCTATGGCGGCATCTAACTTGTCCAGATCGAGGGGTGTCGACTTAGCCCGACTCAGTTCAACTGCGAACGGATTAATGTCATTGGTGATAGTATTGATTCCCCGCAGCCGTGCTTCAGTTACGGTCGTACCGCTCCCAGAAAATGGGTCGTACACTGTGTCTCCGCTCGAAATCTCTCCAGCGGACTTAAAGTGAGAGAACAACCCTGCTGGGAGCTGTGGGGGCATTCGGGCGGGGTATTTATGGATCCCATGGGTCAGGTACTGTGTATCGGCGTTCGCGAACGTCCAGTCATAATCCTCTAAGGAGTGTGATTGTTGACCGACCGCATTCAGGGTGAGTTGGTTCGAATGCTGTCTCATAAGAGTATCCAAAAGCTCCGATGTTGGTCTAGTCCGCAGGGATGGTTGATGAGTTCACCGATCTGTGGGCTATAGTGAGACTGGTGGCGTGTCTGTCTGACACACAAGAAGATTCAATAGCAAAGAATTTACCAGGAGGCCTAGTGAGTGAAAGCAGAGCCCAATGGCGAGCCATTCGGAAAATCATTCTACTACCGATCCCGGTAATCGCGACCTCGCGGAGATCAACTTCGAATTCGCGAACTGCGATACCTCGTATCTAACGCATGGCTTGCATAGCTATCCAGCCCGGATGCCACCACAGATTCCGAAGTTCTTTTTTGGTCACTATCTCGGAACGGACGATATCCAACCAGGTGACACCGTTTGGGATCCGTTCGGGGGTAGCGGGACCACCGCCTTGGAGGCCCAACTCTTGAATCTGCGAGCGACAGTCAGTGACATCAACCCGCTTGCGTGTATGATCACACGAGCAAAGACAACCCAAATCGATATTGAGTGTTATCGCGAGGCTTGGCGGGTCTTTGCCCACGGCCGACTTCCGGAATTCTCGGACCCCATCACCGAAGCTTTCCAGCAGATCGACGAGTCATACGCCCGCGGGGACGATATGGCGGCGCTGCGCCCCGAGGTAAGCGAGCGATTCGAGTGGTTCCCCAAACCACAACTCTACCACCTCCGTCATCTCCGCGAGCGTATTGATGCGGTCGAAATCCACTATGAAGAGGCTATCGCTCGGTTCTTCCGCATCGCTCTGTCCATTACTGCGCGCGAAGTCAGCTTCCAGCGAACAGGCGAGTACAAGCGCTATCGCATCCCCGAAGAGGCGCGTGCAGAGCATAACCCAGACGTGTTTCGGATCTTTACGCGGGAACTTCGGAGTAACCTCCAACGAATGGATCAGTACGTGAATGCAATTTCAGATCCCAAGCCAGTAGTAGTCTCCCATGGGGACTCGCGGACGGCGACTCACATCCCAACTAACTCAGCAGACATCGTCCTTACATCACCGCCATATGGTGACCATGATACTACCGTAGCGTATGGCCAATACTCCCTTGATCCGGCCGTCATTTCGATGAAAGTTTCACGTGCCATGATGAAGGAAGTAGACAAGATGGGCTTGGGCGGACGCAACAACCCGAGTGACGGGCTTAGGTCACTGGCGACGCGATCCGAGATGCTTGGTGATGTTCTGCACGTACTTCGGTCCCAAGATGGACGGAGCGAAGACACTCTCTCCTTTTTCAACGATTACTTCGACGTGATAAAGCAGGTCAAGCGCGTGCTTCGTGGCGGGCAACCGGCCGTGTTCGTCGTGGCGAACCGCACCGTCTCAGACGTACAGATCCCCTTGGACCAGATTACGATGGAGTTGCTGGAGAGCCTTGGCTTTGAACCCCAAATGATTCTGTCTCGCTCGCTGCCATATAAGACGCTCCCGTACGCAAACTCCCCACAGAACGTGGCAGGTCAAACAGGTTCGATGATGTCCGACGAGAACATTGTGATCGCCCGGAGTCCAAACTAAGCGGAGACCTTTGGGTCAATCTTCACACTATTCGAGGATCGCTTTTTGGATGTGATGGACTAACTCGAAGAGGCGGCGTTCTGCACGTACGATACGATCTGCCAGGCGGACCACAACAGGGCCTGTGAGGATTGTTTGTTCCTCTCGAACATCACCTGCACCAATTCCAACAAGAATCTCAGTCGATCACTCCTGTTTGGCGGGGAGTTCGACGGGAGACCGATCGATGGGTACCTGTAGGATCGGGGGCGCCTCGAACCGATCAAGATTTGTCGCGTATTTCGGTGACCCGACCGCGTTCGAAGGCAGGATGTACACAGTTGGGTGACTGATGGCGGCAATCCACGCAGATTGGTCCGCTATCGGATTGGGAATACTGGCTCGCATTAGCCTTCCTGAAATTTCCAGGGAGTTCCACAAGGAGGTTATCGATAGTTCCGAACGGCTTGGTCCTATAGTCTATGCTCGATAACTGACATCTCCCCGGAAAATCCACAGTCTGTCCCATCAAATACTCGATCACTCTTAGAGCTCAGTCTGCATTGCTCGCCGGATCGCCAATAATACTTCCTCAAGATGGTCTGGATCGGACGAATCGTCAACATGGATTGAGAGGACACAATTGACTTCGCCCTCCGAATCAATCGTGAGTTCTGTCTTCACATCACCCAAGCTGAATGACTCGCCAGTGATAGTGGTCTGGATCCCATCATTCGTTGTCCCTGAATCAGTAGGTTCGTCAATATCAACCGAGCCCAAGTTAGCCTGATCCTCTTCGTAGCTGACGTTCAATCTATCTTGTACGCTAGTATCGCCAGATTCTGACCCAGACCCCGAATCGTCTGGAGAGTCGCTTGCAATCCAAACCGTCCCCGGAAGGCGATCGCGGAACTCTTCATCAAATTTGAAGTGACTGATGGTGTTCCTAGATGCAAAGACGTACTCGCCCATTCCTGCAGCCTCCAACGTCGCAAAGAACGTCCCGACACGTTCTTTCAGAGTTTTCGTGCTCAACTCAAGTCCGTATTCATCTTTTAATAACGAGAGTACCGTCTGGCGCTCTAAGGGGCCTTCGAAGAGCACTCCCTTGTCGTCCAACGAGCGGAGGATCTGGCAGTACGGCTCGTGGTTCGCCAATCCAGTTGCAAACACGTCCGCTCGCTTACGGCCGGCCTTGGTGATTAACTCCGTTCCCAAGTCAGTCGTAACAACACCTTTGTCGGTCGCTGAGAGGAAACCTAACCACTCGCCGAGCCTGATTGTATCATAGACTGCGTCGTTGTTTTCCACGAGATCATCAACTAGCTGGGATTTGCTCCTAGGCTGGTCAGTGACGAGTTGGCAAATCTCCTCAAGTCGGTCCACGGAAGCTTCGCGGGGGAGGGCAGCAGTATTCGCGATAGTAGGTGTCAATTTCCTCGTCGAGTATGTCAGCCCGAATATAATATATCTACCGGTACTTCATCGTAGTAGTGGTACTTCTTAGACTGCCATCACTGTTTACATGTGACTATCGTGAGAGGGTGACTGCCCATAATAAAGACTTAGGTGTATGTATTGGGGTACGAACAGTATGGCAAAAGCGGAACAACAGAGCCTCCAACAGATCTTCCATGAAGCTCGACTCAATGTTCCCCGATATCAGCGGAGTTACGCCTGGACAGAGACCGAGGTTGCGGACCTGCTTGAGGATATCAACTATGTTATCCAGCGGGACACCGCTGTCGGTGATTCTCGTGATGTCGTCCACTACTTCGGGACAGTTGTTCTGGATGACGTACGCGAGATTGACAGCCCAACACCTAATGACTGGACG includes:
- a CDS encoding DNA methyltransferase, which translates into the protein MASHSENHSTTDPGNRDLAEINFEFANCDTSYLTHGLHSYPARMPPQIPKFFFGHYLGTDDIQPGDTVWDPFGGSGTTALEAQLLNLRATVSDINPLACMITRAKTTQIDIECYREAWRVFAHGRLPEFSDPITEAFQQIDESYARGDDMAALRPEVSERFEWFPKPQLYHLRHLRERIDAVEIHYEEAIARFFRIALSITAREVSFQRTGEYKRYRIPEEARAEHNPDVFRIFTRELRSNLQRMDQYVNAISDPKPVVVSHGDSRTATHIPTNSADIVLTSPPYGDHDTTVAYGQYSLDPAVISMKVSRAMMKEVDKMGLGGRNNPSDGLRSLATRSEMLGDVLHVLRSQDGRSEDTLSFFNDYFDVIKQVKRVLRGGQPAVFVVANRTVSDVQIPLDQITMELLESLGFEPQMILSRSLPYKTLPYANSPQNVAGQTGSMMSDENIVIARSPN
- a CDS encoding AAA-associated domain-containing protein, coding for MDRLEEICQLVTDQPRSKSQLVDDLVENNDAVYDTIRLGEWLGFLSATDKGVVTTDLGTELITKAGRKRADVFATGLANHEPYCQILRSLDDKGVLFEGPLERQTVLSLLKDEYGLELSTKTLKERVGTFFATLEAAGMGEYVFASRNTISHFKFDEEFRDRLPGTVWIASDSPDDSGSGSESGDTSVQDRLNVSYEEDQANLGSVDIDEPTDSGTTNDGIQTTITGESFSLGDVKTELTIDSEGEVNCVLSIHVDDSSDPDHLEEVLLAIRRAMQTEL